One window of Cohnella hashimotonis genomic DNA carries:
- the frr gene encoding ribosome recycling factor — MPQTIKKNAEERMEKALAALRRDLSTLRAGRASAAMLDRVQAEYYGALTPVNQLGTINTPDSRTLIIQPWDKSALAAIEKAILKSDVGLTPANDGTIIRLNIPPLTEERRADLVKSTKKFGEEAKVAIRNIRRDANDDIKKKEKGEISEDESRRHQDDIQKSTDRFVAEVDKILSAKEKEIMEV, encoded by the coding sequence GTGCCTCAAACGATCAAGAAGAACGCAGAAGAACGGATGGAAAAAGCGCTGGCCGCACTGCGCCGCGACTTGTCTACGCTGCGTGCCGGACGCGCATCCGCCGCGATGCTCGACCGCGTTCAGGCCGAATATTACGGCGCGCTTACGCCGGTTAACCAGCTCGGAACGATCAACACGCCGGATTCCCGTACGCTGATCATTCAGCCGTGGGACAAATCGGCTCTGGCCGCGATCGAAAAGGCGATCTTGAAGTCCGACGTCGGACTGACGCCCGCCAACGACGGCACGATCATTCGGCTGAACATTCCGCCGCTGACCGAAGAGCGCCGCGCCGATCTCGTCAAGTCGACGAAGAAATTCGGCGAAGAAGCGAAGGTCGCCATCCGCAACATTCGCCGCGACGCCAACGACGACATCAAGAAAAAAGAAAAAGGCGAGATCTCCGAAGACGAGTCCCGCCGTCATCAGGACGATATCCAGAAATCGACGGATCGCTTCGTAGCCGAAGTGGACAAGATCTTGTCCGCCAAAGAAAAAGAAATCATGGAAGTTTAA
- the pyrH gene encoding UMP kinase, with amino-acid sequence MNRPVYKRVVLKVSGESLSGSTGYGIDATTIVSIAEQIKEVVALGVEVAIVCGGGNIWRGISGSQKGIDRATADYMGMLATVMNSLALQDALEQIDVPTRVQSSIAMQQIAEPYIRRRAIRHLEKGRVVIFASGTGNPFFSTDTTAALRAAEIEAEVILMAKNKVDGVYSADPFKDPTAEKYEQLTYLDVLNKNLGVMDSTASSLCMDNNIPLLVFAITEPGNIKRAVLGEKIGTIVKGSVN; translated from the coding sequence TTGAATCGACCCGTCTACAAACGCGTGGTGTTGAAGGTAAGCGGAGAGTCGTTGTCCGGATCGACCGGTTATGGGATCGACGCAACGACGATCGTCTCGATCGCCGAACAAATCAAGGAAGTCGTAGCGCTTGGCGTAGAAGTCGCCATCGTATGCGGTGGCGGCAACATCTGGCGCGGAATCTCGGGCAGCCAGAAGGGCATTGATCGCGCGACGGCCGACTACATGGGAATGCTGGCGACAGTGATGAATTCGCTTGCTTTGCAGGACGCGCTGGAACAGATCGATGTGCCGACTCGCGTGCAATCCTCCATTGCCATGCAGCAAATCGCAGAGCCGTACATTCGCCGCAGGGCGATACGCCACCTTGAGAAGGGCCGCGTCGTCATTTTCGCTTCGGGAACGGGCAACCCGTTTTTCTCTACCGATACGACGGCCGCGCTGCGGGCTGCCGAGATCGAGGCCGAAGTCATCCTGATGGCCAAGAACAAGGTAGACGGCGTATACAGCGCGGATCCGTTCAAGGATCCGACGGCGGAGAAGTACGAGCAACTGACGTACCTCGACGTACTTAACAAAAATCTGGGCGTCATGGATTCGACGGCGTCCTCACTGTGCATGGACAACAACATCCCGCTTCTCGTCTTCGCGATTACCGAGCCGGGCAACATCAAGCGCGCGGTGCTGGGCGAGAAAATCGGAACAATCGTCAAGGGGAGCGTGAATTAA
- the tsf gene encoding translation elongation factor Ts has protein sequence MAVNAADVKALRERTGAGMLDCKKALEEAGGDIAKAADLLREKGLAAAAKKGDRIATEGRVESYIHGAGRIGVLVEVNCETDFVAMTDQFKELVRDIAMHIAAANPLVVRREEVQQADLDKEAEILRNQALNEGKPEKIVEKIVEGRLNKYYEENVLLEQSFVKDPDKTIQTLLNEKISTIGEQISIRRFVRFELGEGLEKKQDNFVEEVMAQVKV, from the coding sequence ATGGCAGTTAACGCAGCAGACGTAAAAGCGCTCCGCGAAAGAACGGGAGCGGGCATGTTGGATTGCAAAAAGGCACTTGAGGAAGCCGGCGGCGACATCGCGAAGGCAGCTGACCTCCTTCGCGAGAAGGGTCTTGCCGCCGCCGCGAAAAAGGGCGACCGTATCGCCACCGAAGGCCGCGTAGAATCTTACATCCATGGCGCAGGCCGCATCGGCGTGCTCGTCGAAGTCAACTGCGAAACCGACTTCGTCGCCATGACGGATCAATTCAAGGAACTCGTACGCGACATCGCGATGCATATCGCAGCTGCCAATCCGCTGGTCGTTCGCCGCGAGGAAGTGCAACAAGCCGACCTGGACAAGGAAGCCGAGATTCTTCGCAACCAGGCGCTCAACGAAGGCAAGCCGGAGAAAATCGTCGAAAAGATCGTCGAAGGCCGCCTGAACAAGTACTACGAAGAAAACGTACTGCTCGAGCAATCGTTCGTCAAGGATCCGGACAAGACAATCCAAACGCTGCTCAACGAGAAGATCTCCACGATCGGCGAGCAAATCTCCATCCGCCGCTTCGTTCGTTTCGAGCTCGGCGAAGGCCTTGAAAAGAAGCAAGATAATTTCGTCGAAGAAGTTATGGCACAAGTCAAAGTTTAA
- the rpsB gene encoding 30S ribosomal protein S2 produces the protein MAVISMKQLLEAGVHFGHQTRRWNPKMDKYIFTERNGIYIIDLQKTVKKVDEAYNFVRQLGEQGGTMLFVGTKKQAQDSVKEEAERSGQFYINQRWLGGTLTNFSTIQKRTDRLHQLDKWEQDGTFEVLPKKEVIILRKEKERLEKFLGGIKHMRRLPDALFIIDPRKERIAVAEARKLGIPIVGIVDTNCDPDEIDYVIPGNDDAIRAVKLLTSKMADAIVESRQGEETTA, from the coding sequence ATGGCAGTTATTTCGATGAAGCAGCTTCTCGAAGCTGGCGTACACTTCGGTCACCAAACGCGTCGCTGGAACCCGAAGATGGACAAGTACATCTTTACCGAACGGAACGGCATCTACATCATCGACCTGCAAAAGACGGTCAAGAAAGTCGACGAAGCGTACAACTTCGTTCGCCAGCTCGGCGAGCAAGGCGGCACGATGCTGTTCGTCGGCACGAAGAAGCAAGCGCAGGATTCCGTGAAGGAAGAAGCGGAGCGCAGCGGTCAATTCTACATCAACCAACGTTGGCTCGGCGGCACGCTGACCAACTTCTCCACGATTCAGAAGCGTACGGATCGTCTGCACCAACTGGACAAGTGGGAGCAGGACGGCACGTTCGAAGTGTTGCCTAAGAAGGAAGTCATCATCCTTCGCAAGGAAAAAGAGCGTCTCGAGAAGTTCCTCGGCGGCATCAAGCATATGCGCAGACTGCCTGACGCGCTGTTCATCATCGATCCGCGCAAGGAACGCATCGCCGTCGCAGAAGCCCGCAAGCTGGGTATTCCGATCGTCGGCATCGTCGACACGAACTGCGATCCGGACGAGATCGACTACGTCATTCCGGGCAACGACGACGCGATCCGCGCCGTTAAGCTGCTGACGAGCAAGATGGCCGATGCCATCGTCGAATCCCGCCAAGGCGAAGAAACGACCGCCTAA
- a CDS encoding FapA family protein: protein MGGEEAIAIDQLYQVKISEDRMTAQLLIKPTEDAERVKVWQLEALLASAGVRYGVRQELLIQIAENPKAFFFTENVVAAGLEPVQGVNGYVKVLFEDQGQTKRPAEREDGSVDYREMKQLPNVKTGQLIATRVPPLPGKAGTDVKGDAVAPKEGKEASFKVGKNVVVNPDKTAMYAAMDGLVTWTDKEKLNVFPVYEVNGDIDYHIGNIDFVGTVVIRGNVLTGFRVRASGDIRVTGGVEGAELESDGSIEISGGIIGSGKGHVKAGVDVKCSFVQESNVTAGQDVLVSQSIMHSNIRAGRSIRCDGAKGLMVGGLMQAGDLVVARTIGNSMSTVTSIEVGLKPELRQELADLRQQVRQLSESLDKTEKALVLLDQLAAAGQLSADRLAMRIKLNSTRRQVTEELKTAKANILEMERSLEDTDQARVNVLHTIYGGTKIVIGRYTRFVKDSAKRVTFRYAEGEIAMATLI from the coding sequence ATGGGTGGGGAAGAGGCAATTGCGATCGATCAGTTGTATCAGGTTAAAATATCGGAAGATCGCATGACGGCCCAGCTGCTGATCAAGCCGACAGAGGATGCGGAGCGGGTGAAGGTCTGGCAGCTCGAAGCGCTGCTGGCGTCCGCAGGCGTCCGTTACGGCGTTCGTCAGGAGCTGTTGATTCAGATCGCGGAGAACCCGAAAGCGTTTTTTTTCACAGAAAACGTTGTGGCGGCCGGTCTGGAGCCGGTCCAGGGAGTCAACGGCTATGTGAAAGTATTGTTCGAGGACCAGGGCCAGACGAAAAGACCGGCCGAGCGCGAAGACGGCAGCGTCGATTACAGAGAGATGAAGCAGCTGCCCAACGTCAAAACGGGCCAACTGATTGCAACGCGGGTGCCGCCGCTTCCCGGCAAGGCCGGCACTGACGTTAAAGGCGACGCCGTCGCTCCCAAAGAGGGCAAAGAGGCGAGCTTCAAGGTCGGCAAAAACGTCGTCGTCAATCCGGACAAAACGGCCATGTATGCCGCGATGGACGGGCTAGTCACTTGGACGGACAAAGAAAAGCTGAACGTATTTCCCGTATACGAGGTTAACGGCGACATCGATTACCATATCGGCAACATCGATTTTGTCGGTACCGTCGTCATTCGCGGCAATGTGCTGACGGGCTTCCGCGTGCGCGCCTCCGGCGATATCCGGGTCACCGGAGGCGTCGAGGGGGCCGAGCTGGAGTCGGACGGCTCGATCGAAATCTCGGGCGGCATTATCGGCTCGGGCAAAGGCCACGTCAAGGCCGGCGTCGACGTGAAGTGCTCGTTCGTGCAGGAGAGCAATGTGACGGCCGGCCAAGACGTTCTCGTGTCGCAGAGCATCATGCATTCGAACATCCGCGCGGGCAGGAGCATCCGCTGCGACGGCGCCAAGGGCCTCATGGTCGGCGGCTTGATGCAGGCGGGCGATCTGGTCGTGGCGCGCACGATCGGCAATTCGATGTCGACGGTCACCTCCATCGAGGTCGGCCTGAAGCCGGAGCTGCGGCAAGAACTCGCGGATCTTCGCCAGCAAGTGCGCCAATTGTCCGAAAGTCTGGACAAGACGGAAAAGGCGCTCGTGCTGCTCGATCAGCTTGCGGCTGCCGGACAGCTCTCGGCGGATCGGCTCGCCATGCGCATCAAGCTCAATTCTACGCGCAGGCAAGTGACCGAGGAACTCAAGACGGCCAAGGCGAACATTCTGGAGATGGAGCGTTCGCTTGAAGATACGGATCAAGCTAGAGTCAATGTCCTACATACGATATACGGCGGTACGAAAATCGTCATCGGGCGTTATACGCGCTTCGTCAAGGATAGCGCCAAGCGTGTGACCTTCCGCTATGCCGAAGGCGAGATCGCGATGGCCACGCTTATATAA
- a CDS encoding FliA/WhiG family RNA polymerase sigma factor — protein sequence MAEPKSSKLSHYDLWCRWKEEGDTEAKKGLIEKYIPLVDYVSSRMAAGLPKNVSKDDLVSNGSMGLIDAIEKFDHLRGLQFETYASWRIRGSIIDGLRQGDWVPRSVRDKAKKMEDAYAVLEQRNLRSATDEEICSYLNITDKEFQQMLQEVAVATVGSLEEPIREEDAETRMSLLVDDKAQSPESKVHETYLKDSLTAGIDKLTPKERTVVSLFYYEDLSLSEIAEVMSLSPSRISQLHSKAILRLRGALGKHKDQLLQK from the coding sequence ATGGCAGAACCCAAGAGTTCCAAGCTGTCCCATTACGACCTGTGGTGCCGCTGGAAGGAAGAAGGCGACACCGAAGCTAAAAAAGGCTTGATCGAGAAGTACATTCCGCTCGTGGATTACGTCTCCAGCCGCATGGCTGCAGGATTGCCCAAAAACGTATCCAAGGACGATCTGGTCAGCAACGGCTCCATGGGCCTGATCGACGCTATCGAAAAATTCGATCATCTGCGGGGGTTGCAGTTCGAAACCTATGCCTCCTGGCGCATTCGCGGATCGATCATCGACGGGCTGCGCCAGGGCGATTGGGTGCCGCGTTCCGTTCGGGATAAAGCGAAAAAAATGGAAGATGCATACGCCGTCCTGGAGCAGCGCAATCTTCGCTCCGCCACCGACGAGGAAATATGCAGCTATTTAAATATAACGGACAAAGAATTCCAGCAAATGCTCCAGGAAGTGGCGGTCGCGACCGTCGGTTCCCTCGAAGAGCCGATCCGCGAGGAGGATGCGGAGACGCGAATGTCCCTGCTCGTGGACGACAAGGCCCAGAGTCCCGAGTCGAAGGTGCACGAGACTTATTTGAAGGACTCGCTTACGGCCGGCATCGACAAGCTTACCCCGAAGGAGCGCACGGTCGTATCCCTTTTCTACTACGAGGACCTGTCGCTCAGCGAGATTGCCGAAGTGATGTCGTTGTCGCCGTCCCGCATTTCCCAGCTTCATTCCAAAGCGATACTGCGTCTGCGCGGCGCCCTTGGCAAGCATAAGGACCAGCTGCTCCAAAAATAA
- a CDS encoding chemotaxis protein CheD translates to MKEVIIVKIGMADLNVASGGDSLKTTGLGSCVGLTLHDANQGIAGMAHIMLPSSDIAREGQINIAKYADTAVPELLARLKAGGANLRRLVAKLAGGAQMFAFASGSDSMRIGPRNVESTKLALASYNIPIIAEDTGGNFGRTIEFSSASGILTIRSVQNGVKEI, encoded by the coding sequence ATGAAAGAAGTCATCATCGTGAAAATCGGAATGGCGGATTTGAACGTCGCCTCGGGCGGAGACTCGCTCAAGACGACAGGCCTGGGATCCTGCGTCGGACTGACGCTTCACGACGCGAATCAGGGTATCGCGGGCATGGCGCATATTATGCTTCCGAGCTCCGACATCGCGAGGGAGGGACAGATCAATATCGCGAAGTACGCGGATACGGCCGTCCCCGAGCTGCTGGCCAGGCTGAAGGCCGGGGGCGCCAATCTGAGGCGTCTTGTCGCGAAGCTGGCGGGCGGCGCTCAGATGTTCGCCTTCGCAAGCGGCAGCGACAGCATGCGTATCGGTCCCCGCAACGTTGAATCTACGAAGCTGGCGCTCGCCTCGTACAATATACCCATTATCGCCGAGGATACAGGCGGCAATTTCGGGAGGACGATCGAATTCAGCAGCGCGAGCGGCATTTTGACGATCCGCAGCGTGCAGAACGGGGTAAAGGAGATTTGA
- a CDS encoding chemotaxis protein CheC — protein MELFSNNAEFKMDVLREVGNIGAGHAATALSRLLDKPIDMAVPKVSFIPFEDIADRVGGAEEVVVAIFLRVEGEAPGNMFFLMSQYQARVLLQGLLHFELSEGPEYSEMELSALSEIGNILAGSYLSSLADLTGLPLSPTVPAIAVDMAGAILSYGLVQFGTMGDEALLIDTTFLEDDRQAEGHFFFIPDPESFERLFRALGVPI, from the coding sequence ATGGAACTGTTCAGCAACAACGCCGAATTTAAAATGGACGTGCTGCGTGAAGTCGGCAACATCGGGGCGGGACACGCGGCGACCGCGCTCTCCCGCCTGCTCGACAAGCCGATCGACATGGCCGTCCCCAAAGTAAGCTTTATTCCCTTCGAAGATATTGCCGACCGCGTCGGCGGTGCTGAGGAGGTCGTCGTCGCCATTTTCCTTCGCGTGGAAGGCGAGGCGCCAGGCAACATGTTTTTTCTGATGAGCCAGTATCAGGCGCGCGTGCTGCTGCAAGGACTTCTCCACTTCGAACTCTCGGAGGGTCCCGAGTATTCGGAGATGGAGCTGTCAGCCCTGAGCGAGATCGGCAATATCCTTGCCGGTTCCTATCTTTCGTCGCTCGCGGATCTCACGGGCCTGCCGCTGTCGCCGACCGTCCCCGCGATCGCGGTCGATATGGCTGGCGCGATTCTAAGCTATGGCCTCGTCCAATTCGGTACGATGGGCGACGAGGCGCTGCTTATCGATACGACATTTTTGGAAGACGATCGGCAGGCGGAGGGGCACTTTTTCTTTATTCCAGATCCCGAGTCGTTCGAGCGCCTGTTCCGCGCGCTAGGAGTGCCTATCTAA
- a CDS encoding chemotaxis protein CheW yields the protein MAEDFKVIVFTLAHEEYGIEVDKVRTIERMTPVTRVPKTPVFVKGVINLRGVVVPVIDLRSRFSLPESEPTENSRIIIVAANELEVGFIVDSANDVIDLNTDMVENPPEVIGGIKAKYLSGVAKFGENRLLILLNLSEVLNRSEIIQLEQFGA from the coding sequence ATGGCAGAAGATTTCAAGGTTATCGTTTTTACGCTCGCTCACGAAGAATACGGCATCGAGGTTGACAAAGTGCGGACGATCGAGCGAATGACGCCGGTAACGCGCGTGCCGAAGACGCCGGTTTTCGTGAAGGGGGTCATCAACCTGCGCGGCGTGGTCGTGCCGGTCATCGACCTGCGGAGCCGGTTCTCTCTTCCCGAGTCCGAGCCCACGGAAAACTCGCGGATCATCATCGTCGCGGCGAACGAGCTTGAGGTCGGATTTATCGTCGATTCGGCGAACGACGTCATCGATCTCAATACGGACATGGTAGAGAACCCGCCTGAAGTCATCGGCGGCATCAAAGCCAAATATTTGAGCGGAGTGGCCAAGTTCGGTGAAAACCGACTGCTTATCCTGCTGAATCTGTCCGAAGTCCTCAACCGGTCGGAGATTATCCAGCTCGAACAATTCGGAGCCTGA
- a CDS encoding chemotaxis protein CheA, which translates to MEMNQYLSIFIDEANEHLQSLNENMLRLEQQPEDISIVQVIFRSAHTLKGMSASMGFEDLASLTHEMENVLDLVRNDKLKMNGHIFDTLFKCLDSLEGMVQDIVGGGTGSADVKELVAQLKQIVKGEPAAPAAAAGQAAAAGGTSELAMVATHLLLDQFQLSVLRQSIENGSPAFHIEVTIREDCLLKGVRAYMVFDALERNGELVKSHPSVQDIEQEQFGHQFSVYYISRIPQKELQDALDKISELESVRIVPLDLESLSELDESRSAEQQIQEAVQQAAATAAAPSPAASADAPARAPAAAPVANKTIRVDIERLDSLMNLFSELLIDRVRLEQLASEVRRNDLTETVEHMARVSSDLQNIVLKLRMVPVDSVFNRFPRMVRDLAKSLGKKLDLVITGAETELDRTVIDEIGDPLVHLIRNSVDHGIETIEGRREAGKAETGVVNLRAFHSGNHVFIEIEDDGRGINQPKVLDIAVKKGIVSPDEAKKLSDDEINMLLFAPGFSTADKISDISGRGVGLDVVKSKIESLGGVVSVTSKAGQGSKWSIQLPLTLSIITAMLVKLGSEKFAVPLTSIVETGIVQRSAIRDLHGAKVIEYRKSIIPVLSLAAVLDSPDYSEENELETEMLVIRKGEKLAAVLVDELIGQSEIVLKTLGKYLTNLDVISGATILGDGQVALIVDPNALIK; encoded by the coding sequence GTGGAAATGAATCAGTACTTGTCCATTTTTATCGACGAAGCGAACGAGCATCTGCAGTCGCTTAACGAAAACATGCTGCGTCTCGAGCAGCAGCCCGAGGATATCAGCATCGTTCAAGTCATCTTCCGATCCGCCCATACGCTGAAGGGCATGTCGGCTTCGATGGGCTTCGAGGATCTTGCCTCGCTGACGCACGAGATGGAGAACGTGCTCGACTTGGTTCGCAACGACAAGCTGAAAATGAACGGCCACATTTTCGATACGCTTTTCAAATGTCTGGATTCGCTTGAAGGCATGGTTCAGGACATCGTCGGCGGCGGTACCGGCAGCGCGGACGTCAAGGAACTCGTGGCGCAGCTCAAGCAGATCGTCAAAGGCGAGCCGGCCGCGCCCGCCGCAGCAGCCGGACAAGCGGCTGCCGCGGGCGGCACCTCCGAGCTTGCGATGGTGGCTACGCATCTGCTGCTCGACCAATTTCAGCTGTCCGTGCTCAGGCAATCGATCGAAAACGGCAGTCCCGCTTTTCATATCGAGGTTACCATCCGCGAGGATTGCCTGTTAAAGGGCGTTCGCGCCTATATGGTATTCGATGCGCTCGAGCGCAACGGGGAACTCGTCAAGTCGCATCCGTCGGTCCAGGATATCGAGCAGGAGCAATTCGGCCATCAGTTTTCCGTCTATTACATTTCCCGCATACCGCAAAAGGAATTGCAGGATGCGCTCGACAAGATCTCCGAGCTCGAATCGGTACGGATCGTGCCGCTCGATCTCGAGAGCTTGAGCGAGCTTGACGAGTCGCGGAGCGCGGAGCAGCAGATTCAGGAGGCCGTGCAGCAAGCCGCTGCGACGGCCGCCGCCCCTTCTCCGGCAGCGTCGGCGGATGCGCCGGCGAGGGCGCCCGCAGCCGCGCCTGTGGCGAATAAGACGATTCGCGTAGATATCGAGCGTCTCGACTCGCTTATGAATTTGTTCAGCGAACTGCTGATCGATCGCGTCAGGCTCGAGCAGCTTGCCAGCGAGGTACGCCGCAACGACCTGACCGAGACGGTCGAGCATATGGCGCGCGTCAGCAGCGACCTGCAAAATATCGTCCTGAAGCTGCGAATGGTGCCGGTGGACAGCGTGTTCAACCGTTTTCCGCGGATGGTGCGGGATCTGGCCAAGTCGCTCGGCAAAAAGCTGGATCTGGTCATTACGGGCGCCGAGACGGAGCTGGACCGGACGGTCATCGACGAAATCGGCGATCCGCTCGTGCATCTGATCCGCAACTCGGTCGATCACGGCATCGAGACGATCGAGGGCCGTCGCGAGGCCGGTAAAGCCGAGACAGGCGTCGTCAACTTGAGGGCGTTCCACAGCGGCAACCATGTGTTCATCGAGATCGAGGACGACGGGCGCGGCATCAACCAGCCGAAGGTACTCGACATCGCCGTCAAAAAGGGCATTGTCTCGCCGGACGAGGCCAAAAAGCTGAGCGACGACGAGATTAACATGCTGCTTTTCGCTCCGGGCTTCAGCACGGCTGACAAGATCTCGGACATCTCCGGACGCGGCGTCGGACTGGACGTCGTCAAGTCGAAGATCGAATCGCTCGGCGGTGTCGTCTCTGTTACTTCCAAGGCGGGTCAAGGCTCGAAGTGGTCGATTCAGCTGCCGCTCACGCTGTCGATCATCACGGCCATGCTGGTGAAGCTCGGGTCGGAGAAGTTCGCCGTTCCGCTCACGTCCATCGTCGAGACGGGCATCGTGCAGCGAAGCGCGATTCGCGACTTGCACGGCGCGAAGGTCATCGAATACCGCAAGTCGATCATTCCGGTGTTATCGCTGGCGGCCGTACTGGACTCGCCGGATTATTCCGAGGAAAACGAGCTGGAGACCGAGATGCTTGTCATCCGCAAGGGCGAGAAGCTCGCCGCCGTGCTGGTGGACGAACTGATCGGACAAAGCGAGATCGTGCTGAAGACGCTAGGCAAGTATCTGACCAACCTGGACGTCATCTCCGGAGCGACGATTCTGGGCGACGGCCAAGTCGCGCTGATCGTAGATCCGAACGCGCTCATCAAATAA
- a CDS encoding chemotaxis protein CheB, with the protein MKAFKVLVVDDSPFMRKLVGDLVAGDVAFEVVGTAADGAEAVRQVRELRPDIAVMDLEMPEINGLEALKRIMSECPTPVIMMSAVTDRGTRDTIRALQYGAFDFVRKPDGALKLDVSHMGEMLIEKLHIARELLASGELRLRRMTEEGAEAMVFQAEATAEAKAAPSTEMKEEYGQFDAAEAAVEAGAYVEAEAKFEAALEVEADDAPPSSNEAQASEHAPPRTPDRESPKLRSELTGLSSKARLSNMAPANKEAAAAIERPAAQDTSAHGLPPARRTVPKAPLPAGEQKDRNDRPSGKTELTGKQTADQGLAAPKPSKTAKAPPSAPPPQLPKADKQPKRIPLQPVARPADSFTDIVAIGTSTGGPRALHEVLSAIPASFPAPILIVQHMPPKFTHSLAQRLDSCSAIEVREAADGDRVLPGQAYLAPGGKHLKLIREASGGYKIGLTEEDPVSGHRPSVDVMFGSLVGRRELRRHAVLMTGMGSDGAKAMKTLREDGAATLIAEAEETCVVYGMPRSAMENGAAQTAVPLQRIAPELVKAVEKPNAKQL; encoded by the coding sequence ATGAAGGCATTTAAGGTGCTGGTCGTTGACGATTCCCCTTTCATGAGGAAATTAGTCGGCGACCTGGTTGCCGGCGACGTCGCCTTCGAGGTCGTGGGGACCGCTGCGGATGGAGCCGAAGCCGTAAGGCAGGTTCGGGAGCTGCGCCCGGATATCGCGGTTATGGATCTGGAAATGCCGGAGATTAACGGGCTCGAGGCGCTCAAGCGAATCATGTCCGAATGTCCCACGCCCGTTATCATGATGTCGGCGGTAACGGACAGGGGGACGCGGGATACGATCCGCGCACTGCAGTACGGGGCGTTCGACTTCGTTCGCAAGCCCGACGGCGCGTTGAAGCTCGATGTTTCCCACATGGGCGAGATGTTGATCGAGAAATTGCATATTGCAAGAGAGCTGCTGGCCTCGGGCGAACTGAGGCTGCGGCGGATGACGGAGGAAGGCGCCGAGGCGATGGTGTTCCAAGCCGAAGCAACCGCGGAAGCTAAGGCCGCGCCGTCCACGGAAATGAAGGAAGAGTACGGGCAGTTCGACGCCGCAGAAGCTGCGGTTGAAGCCGGAGCTTATGTTGAAGCAGAAGCCAAATTCGAAGCCGCATTGGAAGTCGAAGCTGATGACGCGCCTCCTTCTTCGAACGAAGCCCAAGCGTCCGAGCACGCGCCTCCGCGCACCCCGGACCGCGAATCGCCCAAGCTGCGGTCGGAGCTTACCGGCTTGTCGTCGAAGGCTCGGCTCTCGAATATGGCCCCAGCGAACAAAGAGGCAGCGGCGGCGATAGAACGGCCTGCAGCGCAAGACACATCCGCTCACGGGCTTCCGCCGGCGCGGCGCACGGTTCCGAAGGCCCCGTTGCCCGCCGGGGAGCAGAAGGATCGGAATGACCGGCCATCCGGGAAGACGGAGTTAACCGGAAAACAAACGGCTGATCAAGGTTTGGCGGCGCCTAAGCCGTCCAAAACGGCGAAGGCGCCTCCGTCCGCACCGCCGCCGCAGCTGCCGAAAGCGGATAAACAGCCAAAGCGGATACCTTTGCAGCCGGTCGCTCGCCCGGCGGATTCATTCACCGACATCGTTGCGATCGGCACTTCGACCGGCGGTCCGCGGGCGCTTCACGAAGTGCTGTCGGCCATACCGGCTTCGTTCCCGGCGCCGATCCTGATCGTGCAGCATATGCCGCCCAAGTTTACGCACTCGCTTGCGCAGCGGCTCGATTCCTGCTCGGCGATCGAGGTGCGCGAGGCGGCGGACGGGGATCGGGTGCTGCCCGGACAAGCATATCTTGCGCCGGGGGGCAAGCATCTCAAGCTGATCAGAGAGGCGAGCGGCGGCTACAAGATCGGGCTCACCGAAGAAGATCCGGTCAGCGGCCATCGCCCCTCCGTCGACGTCATGTTCGGCTCGCTGGTCGGACGACGGGAGCTGAGACGCCACGCGGTCCTCATGACGGGCATGGGAAGCGACGGCGCCAAAGCCATGAAAACGCTCCGCGAAGACGGGGCGGCTACGCTGATCGCCGAAGCGGAGGAAACTTGCGTCGTGTACGGCATGCCGCGTTCGGCAATGGAGAACGGCGCGGCGCAAACGGCTGTGCCGCTGCAGCGAATCGCCCCCGAGCTGGTCAAAGCGGTCGAAAAGCCAAACGCGAAGCAGCTTTAA